A genomic window from Lotus japonicus ecotype B-129 chromosome 1, LjGifu_v1.2 includes:
- the LOC130727765 gene encoding 26S proteasome regulatory subunit 10B homolog A isoform X1, which yields MTDAAEDAVRRRTAVADYRKKLLQHKELESRVRSVRENLQASKKEYNKTEDDLKSLQSVGQIIGEVLRPLDNERLIVKASSGPRYVVGCRSKVDKEKLTSGTRVVLDMTTLTIMRALPREVDPVVYNMLHEDPGNVSYSAVGGLSDQIRELRESIELPLMNPELFLRVGIKPPKGVLLYGPPGTGKTLLARAIASNIDANFLKVVSSAIIDKYIGESARLIREMFGYARDHQPCIIFMDEIDAIGGRRFSEGTSADREIQRTLMELLNQLDGFDQLGKVKMIMATNRPDVLDPALLRPGRLDRKIEIPLPNEQSRMEILKIHAAGIAKHGEIDYEAVVKLAEGFNGADLRNICTEAGMSAIRAERDYVIHEDFMKVSAVQETIFPWYLLIILQRVFLSLSLTITFVQAVRKLNEAKKLESSSHYNADFGKD from the exons ATGACTGACGCAGCGGAAGACGCCGTGCGACGCCGTACCGCGGTGGCGGATTATCGGAAGAAACTTCTTCAGCACAAAGAATTGGAATCCAGAGTGCGATCCG TGAGGGAGAACTTGCAAGCTTCGAAGAAAGAGTACAATAAAACTGAAGATGATTTGAAGTCTCTTCAAAGTGTTGGGCAGATAATTGGCGAAGTTCTCAGGCCTCTTGACAATGAACGCT TGATTGTTAAAGCAAGCAGTGGACCCAGGTATGTGGTTGGCTGCCGCAGTAAAGTGGATAAGGAAAAACTGACTTCTGGTACTAGAGTGGTTCTTGATATGACAACACTCACCATAATGCGCGCTCTGCCCCGTGAA GTTGATCCCGTCGTGTACAATATGCTTCATGAAGATCCCGGTAATGTTAGTTACTCAGCTGTTGGTGGTTTATCCGATCAGATCAGGGAATTGAGGGAATCAATTGAATTACCTCTGATGAATCCTGAGCTCTTTCTTCGAGTTGGAATTAAACCTCCCAAG GGTGTTCTTTTATATGGACCTCCTGGCACTGGCAAAACATTGTTAGCTCGGGCAATTGCCAGTAATATAGATGCGAACTTCCTAAAG GTGGTTTCAAGTGCCATAATTGATAAATACATTGGAGAAAGTGCCAGGTTAATAAGAGAGATGTTTGGGTATGCACGTGATCACCAG CCCTGCATTATTTTTATGGATGAGATCGATGCCATTGGCGGTCGTCGTTTCAGTGAGGGAACAAGTGCAGATCGTGAGATTCAGAGAACACTAATGGAGCTGCTTAATCAACTTGATGGATTTGATCAACTAGGGAAG GTAAAAATGATAATGGCAACAAACCGACCTGATGTACTTGACCCTGCTCTCCTGCGTCCTGGGAGATTGGATAGAAAAATAGAAATCCCATTGCCAAATGAACAATCACGTATGGAAATTCTCAAGATTCATGCCGCTGGAATTGCTAAGCACGGTGAAATAGACTATGAAGCTGTTGTGAAGCTTGCAGAG ggatttAATGGGGCTGATCTTCGGAATATCTGCACGGAAGCTGGAATGTCGGCTATTCGGGCAGAGCGCGACTATGTGATCCATGAAGATTTTATGAAGGTGAGCGCTGTTCAGGAAACAATTTTTCCTTGGTATTTATTGATCATACTACAAAGGGTGTTCCTCTCCTTGTCTCTTACAATTACTTTTGTACAGGCTGTTAGGAAACTGAATGAGGCAAAGAAACTTGAATCTAGTTCACACTACAATGCTGATTTTGGAAAAGACTAG
- the LOC130727765 gene encoding 26S proteasome regulatory subunit 10B homolog A isoform X2 — protein sequence MTDAAEDAVRRRTAVADYRKKLLQHKELESRVRSVRENLQASKKEYNKTEDDLKSLQSVGQIIGEVLRPLDNERLIVKASSGPRYVVGCRSKVDKEKLTSGTRVVLDMTTLTIMRALPREVDPVVYNMLHEDPGNVSYSAVGGLSDQIRELRESIELPLMNPELFLRVGIKPPKGVLLYGPPGTGKTLLARAIASNIDANFLKVVSSAIIDKYIGESARLIREMFGYARDHQPCIIFMDEIDAIGGRRFSEGTSADREIQRTLMELLNQLDGFDQLGKVKMIMATNRPDVLDPALLRPGRLDRKIEIPLPNEQSRMEILKIHAAGIAKHGEIDYEAVVKLAEGFNGADLRNICTEAGMSAIRAERDYVIHEDFMKAVRKLNEAKKLESSSHYNADFGKD from the exons ATGACTGACGCAGCGGAAGACGCCGTGCGACGCCGTACCGCGGTGGCGGATTATCGGAAGAAACTTCTTCAGCACAAAGAATTGGAATCCAGAGTGCGATCCG TGAGGGAGAACTTGCAAGCTTCGAAGAAAGAGTACAATAAAACTGAAGATGATTTGAAGTCTCTTCAAAGTGTTGGGCAGATAATTGGCGAAGTTCTCAGGCCTCTTGACAATGAACGCT TGATTGTTAAAGCAAGCAGTGGACCCAGGTATGTGGTTGGCTGCCGCAGTAAAGTGGATAAGGAAAAACTGACTTCTGGTACTAGAGTGGTTCTTGATATGACAACACTCACCATAATGCGCGCTCTGCCCCGTGAA GTTGATCCCGTCGTGTACAATATGCTTCATGAAGATCCCGGTAATGTTAGTTACTCAGCTGTTGGTGGTTTATCCGATCAGATCAGGGAATTGAGGGAATCAATTGAATTACCTCTGATGAATCCTGAGCTCTTTCTTCGAGTTGGAATTAAACCTCCCAAG GGTGTTCTTTTATATGGACCTCCTGGCACTGGCAAAACATTGTTAGCTCGGGCAATTGCCAGTAATATAGATGCGAACTTCCTAAAG GTGGTTTCAAGTGCCATAATTGATAAATACATTGGAGAAAGTGCCAGGTTAATAAGAGAGATGTTTGGGTATGCACGTGATCACCAG CCCTGCATTATTTTTATGGATGAGATCGATGCCATTGGCGGTCGTCGTTTCAGTGAGGGAACAAGTGCAGATCGTGAGATTCAGAGAACACTAATGGAGCTGCTTAATCAACTTGATGGATTTGATCAACTAGGGAAG GTAAAAATGATAATGGCAACAAACCGACCTGATGTACTTGACCCTGCTCTCCTGCGTCCTGGGAGATTGGATAGAAAAATAGAAATCCCATTGCCAAATGAACAATCACGTATGGAAATTCTCAAGATTCATGCCGCTGGAATTGCTAAGCACGGTGAAATAGACTATGAAGCTGTTGTGAAGCTTGCAGAG ggatttAATGGGGCTGATCTTCGGAATATCTGCACGGAAGCTGGAATGTCGGCTATTCGGGCAGAGCGCGACTATGTGATCCATGAAGATTTTATGAAG GCTGTTAGGAAACTGAATGAGGCAAAGAAACTTGAATCTAGTTCACACTACAATGCTGATTTTGGAAAAGACTAG
- the LOC130727766 gene encoding uncharacterized protein LOC130727766, which translates to MAKHSVKKRWPLVLLAFLSVSTVTVLFMRPNNADSCNTKNFEQQRSQIRSPVQDRPGPSPLDFMKSKLVLMVSHELSLSGGPLLLMELAFLLRGVGSDVVWITNQNPVENDQVIYSLESKMLDRGVQVLPAKGEKAIDTALKADMVILNTAVAGKWLDAVLKEKVSRVLPKVLWWIHEMRGHYFKEEYVKHLPFVAGAMIDSHTTAEYWKNRTRERLRIKMPETYVVHLGNSKELMEVADDSVAKRVLREHVRESLGVRSDDLLFAIINSVSRGKGQDLFLRSFYESLQFIQEKKLQLPSLHAVVVGSDMNAQTKFEMELRKFVIDKKIQDRVHFVNKTLAVAPYLASIDVLVQNSQARGECFGRITIEAMAFRLPVLGTAAGGTMEIVVNGSTGLLHPVGKGGVTPLANNIVKLATHVEKRLTMGKKGYERVKERFMEKHMSDRIALVLKDVLARQH; encoded by the exons ATGGCGAAGCATTCCGTGAAGAAGCGGTGGCCATTAGTGTTACTGGCCTTCTTGTCCGTCTCCACGGTGACGGTTCTCTTCATGAGACCAAACAATGCCGATTCCTGCAACACCAAGAACTTCGAACAACAACGGAGTCAGATTCGCTCACCTGTACAAGATAGACCTGGTCCCAGCCCCTTAGATTTCATGAAGTCCAAGCTTGTTCTCATGGTCTCGCACGAGCTTTCTCTTTCAG GTGGGCCTTTGCTTCTGATGGAGTTAGCGTTTCTGTTGAGAGGGGTTGGTTCTGATGTTGTTTGGATCACCAATCAGAATCCTGTAGAAAATGACCAGGTGATTTACAGTTTGGAAAGCAAGATGTTGGACAGAGGAGTCCAG GTCTTGCCTGCCAAAGGTGAAAAGGCTATTGATACAGCTCTTAAAGCTGATATGGTCATTCTAAATACTGCTGTAGCTGGAAAGTGGCTGGATGCTGTTCTCAAGGAAAAAGTTTCCCGTGTTCTTCCAAAGGTTTTATGGTGGATTCATGAGATGCGGGGGCATTATTTCAAAGAGGAATATGTTAAGCACCTCCCCTTTGTTGCAGGTGCCAtgattgattcacatacaaCTGCAGAGTACTGGAAAAATAGGACTAGGGAGCGTTTAAG GATTAAAATGCCTGAAACTTATGTTGTACATCTTGGAAATAGTAAAGAGCTTATGGAAGTTGCAGATGATAGTGTAGCAAAGAGGGTTCTTCGTGAGCACGTTCGTGAATCTCTTGGAGTAAGAAGTGATGATCTGCTTTTTGCCATCATAAATA GTGTTTCACGTGGTAAAGGGCAGGATCTATTTCTCCGCTCCTTTTATGAAAGTTTGCAGTTCATTCAAGAGAAGAAACTTCAGTTGCCATCTTTGCACGCTGTAGTTGTAGGGAGTGATATGAATGCTCAGACAAAGTTTGAAATGGAACTGCGTAAATTTGTTATAGATAAAAAGATTCAGGACCGTGTGCACTTTGTTAACAAAACCCTGGCAGTGGCTCCATACCTGGCTTCTATCGATGTTCTTGTTCAAAATTCTCAG GCACGAGGAGAATGTTTTGGAAGGATAACCATTGAAGCAATGGCATTTCGCCTGCCTGTACTG GGAACTGCAGCTGGAGGCACCATGGAAATTGTGGTGAATGGTTCAACGGGCTTGCTGCATCCTGTTGGAAAAGGCGGCGTGACACCTCTTGCAAATAACATTGTGAAATTGGCAACTCATGTTGAAAAGAGGCTGACTATGGGAAAGAAAGGGTATGAGAGAGTGAAGGAGAGGTTTATGGAGAAGCACATGTCGGATAGAATTGCATTGGTTTTGAAGGATGTTTTGGCTAGGCAACATTAA